Part of the Alistipes sp. ZOR0009 genome, TTCGAGAGCCTCATTTATAAGCTGGTGATGCATCTTTTGGTAGGTTGGCATGTCCTGCATTACCTGCTTAGCAAAAGCGACAAATCTTACAGCATTATTCATTTTGCGATTTAAAACTGCCCTTTGGTAGTTTAAAAAGATGTCGCCACCAATTAGTTTGTCGATAGAATTAACAGTCTCAAGGCATTTAGAATACTCCTTTAAGCTATCATAAATACTCAAAAGCAGCATGTAGGTCGCAATATTGGAAGAATCTTTTTTGATAAAAAACTTAGCAGCATCCAATGCCTCTTTATTCCTATTTTGAAGAGCTAACGCTTTTACATGCTGTATGCAATTAAAGCCATAATCTTGCTCCTTTTCTGTTAGTTGATTGTAAAGATTTGTAGCCTCGGCATAGCTCTCGTTCTTTACAGCATTGGTAAACCCAATTTGGACATTAACCCTTGGATCCGAACTTCCATATTGAACTGTGCTTTCTAGAATGCTTTTCATTACCGTACTTAAGTAGCTAGATGTTGAAAAAACAAAAACATCTGCTACCGAAAAAGTATCCCCGTTGCGCAGCAGCTCTAAATCGAAATAACCAAAACTACCTCCAGAAACATAGCGATAGATTAAATGCGGTCTATCGGATTCCGACCAATAGTTACCTATCCAGCCAATATTATCAACAACATCATCAGGAAATGGGA contains:
- a CDS encoding tetratricopeptide repeat protein — protein: MKRSAIGLFMLLLGLAPYFVVGQDKAVYQVDSVETSNLERFSNMIIDSVNNGYPQIVIDHLSMENFFAELWSQLDSTSIAHIPSTDIENIKMYFEKDLKKSIFPFPDDVVDNIGWIGNYWSESDRPHLIYRYVSGGSFGYFDLELLRNGDTFSVADVFVFSTSSYLSTVMKSILESTVQYGSSDPRVNVQIGFTNAVKNESYAEATNLYNQLTEKEQDYGFNCIQHVKALALQNRNKEALDAAKFFIKKDSSNIATYMLLLSIYDSLKEYSKCLETVNSIDKLIGGDIFLNYQRAVLNRKMNNAVRFVAFAKQVMQDMPTYQKMHHQLINEALELKDAGAMMDILEAYSSNFYVTPEVMGNIKANASFMKDNPRYIEWIKEKTLEYENWVNPQ